A single window of Girardinichthys multiradiatus isolate DD_20200921_A chromosome 15, DD_fGirMul_XY1, whole genome shotgun sequence DNA harbors:
- the sesn1 gene encoding sestrin-1 isoform X2 has product MRHAIAPSPNVDNNSIAVTDLFKICTHCERLTKKDLGIRIPRPLGSGPSRFIPEKEILQVSKVDARTQAIFEDAFAALHRLDNISLVMSFHPQYLGSFLRTQHYLLQMDGPLPLHYRHYICIMAAARHQCSYLVNLHVNDFLQVGGNSKWLNGLNEAPQKLQQLGEINKILAHRPWLLTKEHIENLLKTEEHSWSLAELIHAVVLLTHYHSLSSFTFGCGIMPEINCDSGHTFRPPSLSRYCACDIANGNGHANHHDDLPGNQEMCGEVEELMERMKQLQECRDDEEASQEEMATRFEKEKTESMLVVMSEDEECVPSRDISRHFEDTSYGYQDFSRRGEQVPTFRAQDYSWEDHGFSLVNRLYPDVGQMLDEKFQMAYNLTYNTMATHKDVDTSMLRRAIWNYIHCMFGIRYDDYDYGEINQLLDRSFKIYIKTMVCSPEKTTKRMYESFWRQFQHSEKVHVNLLLMEARMQAELLYALRAITRYMT; this is encoded by the exons ATGAGGCACGCCATCGCACCATCGCCAAACGTGGATAATAATTCAATCGCAGTGACAGACTTATTTAAGATATGCACCCATTGTGAACGGCTCACCAAAAAG GATTTAGGCATAAGGATCCCAAGACCCCTAGGAAGCGGACCAAGCAGATTTATCCCTGAAAAAGAG attcttcaagtCAGTAAAGTGGACGCCAGGACGCAGGCAATATTTGAGGATGCATTTGCAGCCCTCCATCGGCTGGACAACATTTCCCTCGTGATGAGCTTCCACCCACAGTACCTGGGGAGCTTTCTCCGGACGCAGCACTACCTGCTGCAGATGGATGGACCCCTGCCTTTGCACTATAGACACTACATTTGCATTATG GCGGCTGCTCGCCACCAGTGTTCCTACCTGGTCAACCTGCACGTGAACGACTTCCTTCAGGTCGGGGGGAATTCCAAGTGGTTGAACGGTCTGAACGAAGCCCCACAGAAGTTGCAGCAGCTTGGAGAGATCAACAAAATCCTGGCCCATCGTCCATGGCTTCTCACCAAGGAGCACATCGAG AACCTCCTGAAAACCGAGGAGCACAGCTGGTCCCTGGCAGAGCTTATCCACGCAGTAGTCCTGCTCACCCACTACCACTCCCTCTCCTCCTTTACATTTGGCTGCGGCATCATGCCAGAGATCAACTGCGACAGCGGGCACACATTCAGACCCCCCTCTCTTAGCCGGTACTGTGCATGTGACATAGCCAACGGCAACGGCCACGCTAATCATCATGACGATTTGCCGGGCAATCAG GAGATGTGTGGTGAGGTGgaggagctgatggagaggatgaaACAGCTGCAGGAATGCCGCGATGACGAAGAGGCCAGCCAGGAGGAGATGGCCACTCGATTTGAGAAGGAGAAGACCGAAAGCATGCTGGTGGTGATGTCAGAGGACGAGGAGTGTGTCCCTTCCAGAGACATCTCTCGCCACTTTGAGGACACTAGCTATGGCTACCAGGACTTTTCCAGGAGAGGGGAACAAGTGCCCACATTCAGAGCACAG GACTACAGCTGGGAGGACCACGGCTTCTCTCTGGTCAACAGATTGTATCCTGATGTGGGCCAGATGCTGGATGAGAAGTTTCAGATGGCCTACAATCTCACATACAACACCATGGCCACACATAAGGACGTGGACACCAGTATGCTGCGCAGGGCCATCTGGAACTACATACACTGCATGTTTGGCATCAG GTATGACGACTATGATTATGGAGAAATAAATCAGCTTCTGGACCGTAGCTTTAAGATCTATATCAAGACCATGGTGTGCAGCCCTGAGAAGACCACCAAACGAATGTATGAGAGTTTCTGGAGGCAGTTTCAGCACTCCGAGAAG GTCCACGTTAATCTGCTTCTTATGGAAGCACGGATGCAAGCAGAACTGTTATACGCTCTGAGAGCGATTACCCGCTACATGACGTGA